Proteins encoded in a region of the Bos indicus isolate NIAB-ARS_2022 breed Sahiwal x Tharparkar unplaced genomic scaffold, NIAB-ARS_B.indTharparkar_mat_pri_1.0 scaffold_92, whole genome shotgun sequence genome:
- the LOC139182105 gene encoding EKC/KEOPS complex subunit LAGE3-like isoform X1, giving the protein MESDAHGGGASRAADEHPGAVEFAVGTARGSCSQPGGAGGQDDPDDPAGPGDAVSRGVHGGAGDLAGPRGPSAAGESGGAAAAIPHIPGPSHAPGPGGDTPPGAAVLSNRAIQFSLTVPFASYVDAGLARHFLTVRTQLRGPIRKELDVNGRMLVLRLTAEDPGLLQNSIVFCLEQLSLVMRSLQHFGGRVSRHRRGV; this is encoded by the exons ATGGAGTCCGACGCGCACGGTGGAGGAGCCAGCAGGGCAGccgatgaacacccaggtgcCGTGGAATTTGCAGTGGGCACAGCACGTGGTAGCTGCAGCCAGCCGGGTGGTGCTGGTGGCCAGGATGACCCTGACGACCCAGCTGGCCCTGGTGATGCCGTCAGCCGTGGAGTTCATGGAGGCGCTGGTGACCTGGCTGGTCCCAGAGGCCCCAGCGCTGCAGGAGAgtcaggtggtgcagctgctgccATTCCGCACATCCCGGGGCCATCACACGCTCCAGGGCCTGGTGGAGATACTCCACCTGGAGCCGCAGTTCTGAGTAATCGAGCCATCCAGTT CAGCCTCACTGTGCCTTTCGCATCATACGTGGATGCGGGCCTTGCCCGCCACTTCCTGACTGTACGTACCCAACTGCGAGGGCCGATTCGGAAGGAGCTCGACGTTAATGGCCGCATGCTGGTTCT CCGATTGACTGCTGAAGACCCTGGCCTGCTCCAGAACTCCATCGTCTTCTGTCTGGAGCAGCTTTCCCTGGTGATGCGGTCCTTGCAGCACTTTGGGGGCCGTGTTTCTCGGCACAGAAGAGGGGTTTAA
- the LOC139182105 gene encoding EKC/KEOPS complex subunit LAGE3-like isoform X2, protein MESDAHGGGASRAADEHPGAVEFAVGTARGSCSQPGGAGGQDDPDDPAGPGDAVSRGVHGGAGDLAGPRGPSAAGESGGAAAAIPHIPGPSHAPGPGGDTPPGAAVLSNRAIQFLTVPFASYVDAGLARHFLTVRTQLRGPIRKELDVNGRMLVLRLTAEDPGLLQNSIVFCLEQLSLVMRSLQHFGGRVSRHRRGV, encoded by the exons ATGGAGTCCGACGCGCACGGTGGAGGAGCCAGCAGGGCAGccgatgaacacccaggtgcCGTGGAATTTGCAGTGGGCACAGCACGTGGTAGCTGCAGCCAGCCGGGTGGTGCTGGTGGCCAGGATGACCCTGACGACCCAGCTGGCCCTGGTGATGCCGTCAGCCGTGGAGTTCATGGAGGCGCTGGTGACCTGGCTGGTCCCAGAGGCCCCAGCGCTGCAGGAGAgtcaggtggtgcagctgctgccATTCCGCACATCCCGGGGCCATCACACGCTCCAGGGCCTGGTGGAGATACTCCACCTGGAGCCGCAGTTCTGAGTAATCGAGCCATCCAGTT CCTCACTGTGCCTTTCGCATCATACGTGGATGCGGGCCTTGCCCGCCACTTCCTGACTGTACGTACCCAACTGCGAGGGCCGATTCGGAAGGAGCTCGACGTTAATGGCCGCATGCTGGTTCT CCGATTGACTGCTGAAGACCCTGGCCTGCTCCAGAACTCCATCGTCTTCTGTCTGGAGCAGCTTTCCCTGGTGATGCGGTCCTTGCAGCACTTTGGGGGCCGTGTTTCTCGGCACAGAAGAGGGGTTTAA